From one Acidobacteriota bacterium genomic stretch:
- a CDS encoding RluA family pseudouridine synthase: MQANPTSAERQNWIATQAERLDLFLHAQLPDQSRARLQAQIRAGAVRVNGAEATRPGAVLRVGDLIEMQAAALAPVAPHAEAEAIPLEVLYEDDDLAVINKPAGLVVHPGAGQARGTLVSALLHRYGRLSAAGGEQRPGIVHRLDRTTSGVIVVARTDFTHQQLSAQFQARSVVKIYRALVHGLTAADGDIRLPVGRDLRQRVRMTTRRPEAHARSARTSFRRLAAFPAPQDTPAKLRAACSFSELELRLFTGRTHQIRVHLAAVGHPVVGDRLYGAAATLAGPGALAGWQPPRVMLHAAELEFTHPRSHERLHFRAPVPVEMENLRLALRSPVPDSGTQAPCRATPAGVESGRQRAAKPGARDQAMS; encoded by the coding sequence ATGCAGGCAAACCCCACCAGCGCCGAGCGCCAGAACTGGATCGCCACCCAGGCGGAGCGGCTGGACCTATTTCTGCATGCGCAACTTCCGGACCAGAGCCGGGCGCGGCTGCAAGCCCAAATCCGCGCCGGCGCGGTCCGCGTCAACGGCGCGGAAGCGACACGGCCGGGAGCGGTGTTGCGGGTGGGCGATCTCATCGAAATGCAGGCGGCTGCCCTGGCGCCCGTGGCGCCGCATGCCGAAGCCGAAGCCATTCCGCTCGAGGTGTTGTACGAGGACGACGATCTGGCCGTCATCAACAAGCCCGCCGGCCTCGTGGTCCATCCCGGCGCGGGGCAGGCGCGGGGGACGCTGGTCAGTGCCCTGCTGCACCGCTATGGAAGGCTGTCCGCGGCGGGGGGCGAGCAGCGTCCGGGCATCGTGCACCGCCTCGACCGAACGACGAGCGGCGTTATCGTGGTTGCCCGCACTGATTTTACCCATCAGCAATTGAGCGCCCAGTTTCAGGCGCGCAGCGTGGTCAAAATCTATCGTGCCCTGGTGCATGGCCTCACCGCCGCCGACGGCGACATCCGCCTGCCCGTGGGCCGCGACCTGCGCCAACGCGTGCGCATGACCACCCGCCGCCCCGAGGCTCACGCCCGCAGCGCCCGCACCAGCTTCCGCCGCCTCGCAGCCTTCCCGGCGCCGCAGGACACGCCCGCGAAGTTGCGCGCGGCCTGCAGCTTCAGCGAACTGGAACTGCGGCTGTTTACCGGCCGGACGCACCAGATCCGCGTGCATCTGGCCGCTGTGGGCCATCCCGTCGTCGGCGACCGGCTCTACGGCGCCGCGGCCACCCTGGCCGGACCGGGCGCGCTCGCCGGCTGGCAGCCGCCACGGGTGATGCTCCACGCCGCCGAGCTCGAATTCACCCATCCCCGCAGCCACGAGCGCCTGCATTTCCGTGCCCCGGTTCCCGTAGAGATGGAAAACCTGCGCCTGGCCCTGCGGAGCCCCGTGCCGGATTCGGGCACCCAAGCCCCCTGCCGGGCGACACCGGCGGGCGTAGAGAGCGGGCGGCAGCGCGCAGCGAAGCCGGGTGCCCGCGATCAAGCGATGTCATAA
- a CDS encoding VWA domain-containing protein, producing the protein MLKRAGAMCAVLMGAAALVCLGQQTSPSGQTTTKTQTPTIVANVNSVPLVFVALDKHHHFVPDLTTKDIQIYDNGKVQQIQQFTSEGNLPLRIAVLMDVSQSVDTRFQFEQHAATDFLQSVLVEGRDKAMVAGFDTSLHVAQSFTDNYAKLAMAIGMLRPSGGTALYDALFYTAHNDFGPGSGEVGAGRNVIVIISDGADDQSRYSESEAIAMAQDAGAVIYTIGTESTGADPQADGVLKKFATETGGRSYFPISARDLGGAFQSILQDLRHQYVVAYSPNDLAPNGEFHKVIIRVLRKNVTVRTRKGYYARTTSGAY; encoded by the coding sequence ATGCTGAAGCGCGCAGGAGCCATGTGTGCGGTGTTGATGGGTGCGGCGGCACTCGTCTGCCTGGGGCAGCAAACCAGCCCAAGCGGGCAGACCACCACCAAAACCCAAACCCCGACCATTGTCGCCAACGTCAACTCTGTGCCGCTGGTGTTTGTCGCCCTCGATAAGCATCACCACTTCGTTCCCGATCTGACCACGAAGGACATTCAGATCTACGACAACGGCAAAGTGCAACAGATCCAGCAGTTCACCTCCGAAGGCAACCTGCCGCTCCGCATCGCCGTCCTGATGGACGTCAGCCAGAGCGTCGATACCCGCTTTCAGTTCGAGCAACATGCGGCGACCGATTTCCTCCAATCGGTGCTGGTCGAAGGCCGCGACAAAGCCATGGTCGCCGGCTTCGACACTTCGCTGCATGTCGCCCAGTCGTTTACCGACAACTACGCCAAGCTGGCCATGGCGATTGGTATGCTGCGGCCCTCCGGCGGCACGGCGTTGTACGACGCCCTGTTCTATACCGCGCACAATGACTTCGGCCCGGGCTCAGGCGAAGTTGGCGCCGGTCGCAATGTCATCGTCATCATCAGCGATGGCGCCGACGACCAGAGCCGCTATAGCGAGAGCGAAGCCATCGCCATGGCGCAGGACGCGGGCGCGGTGATCTATACCATCGGCACCGAGTCCACCGGCGCCGACCCCCAAGCCGATGGCGTGCTCAAGAAATTCGCCACCGAAACCGGCGGACGCTCCTACTTTCCGATCTCCGCCCGCGATCTGGGCGGCGCCTTTCAGTCGATTTTGCAGGACTTGCGCCATCAATATGTCGTCGCCTACAGCCCCAATGACCTGGCGCCCAACGGCGAATTCCATAAGGTCATCATCAGAGTCCTGCGCAAGAACGTCACCGTCCGTACCCGCAAGGGCTACTACGCCCGCACCACCAGCGGCGCTTATTGA
- the der gene encoding ribosome biogenesis GTPase Der, translating into MQSGTLCAKKKNSPRDRDPPPPRAAGYRPYHLQVTKPGSIVIVGRPNVGKSTLFNRLTRSRRSIVGDEPGITRDRIEGQVEWRGRSFGITDTGGLLPGDEAEIPAAIFAQAQVALKSASAVVMVVDGRSELTAPDIELARLLRTSGKPVLLAVNKIEGRRAESTIGDFYQLGLEEVFPLSAEHGDGLDALLDRVIALLPAAAEAAADEPAVRETRVAIIGRPNVGKSTLLNCLLGEERSIVSPVAGTTRDAVDAVLIHGKTPYRFIDTAGIRRKGATHALAEKLSVVMARQHLERADLALVLIDGAAPEEGGVLALDATIAGYAFEAQRSCILVVNKWDAAQAMGRTQKELEQRVRERLKFLAFAPIVFVSARAGTGLPQLFAAMARVARERRKRITTAAMNRFLATVDFTRAPVPAGQRVRILYMAQVSLAPPQFVLFIDRARRLHFSYRRFLENQIRRAFGFEGTPILLKTRAGSRKHQ; encoded by the coding sequence GTGCAAAGTGGCACACTTTGCGCAAAAAAAAAGAACAGCCCGCGCGACCGTGACCCACCCCCACCCCGCGCCGCCGGCTATCGCCCTTATCATTTACAAGTGACCAAACCTGGTTCCATCGTGATCGTGGGGCGTCCGAATGTGGGTAAATCCACCTTGTTCAACCGGCTGACGCGCTCGCGTCGCTCCATTGTGGGCGATGAGCCGGGGATTACCCGCGACCGCATCGAAGGCCAGGTCGAGTGGCGGGGACGGAGCTTTGGCATCACCGACACCGGCGGGCTGCTGCCCGGCGATGAAGCGGAAATTCCAGCCGCAATCTTCGCGCAAGCCCAGGTGGCCCTGAAAAGCGCCAGCGCCGTGGTGATGGTGGTCGATGGTCGCAGCGAGCTGACCGCCCCCGACATCGAACTCGCCCGGCTGCTGCGCACCAGCGGCAAGCCCGTTCTGCTGGCCGTGAACAAGATCGAAGGCCGGCGCGCGGAAAGCACAATTGGAGATTTTTATCAGTTAGGCCTCGAAGAGGTATTCCCCCTCAGCGCCGAGCACGGCGATGGCCTCGATGCCTTGCTCGACCGCGTGATCGCGCTCTTGCCCGCGGCTGCCGAAGCCGCCGCGGACGAGCCGGCGGTGCGCGAGACGCGGGTCGCGATCATCGGCCGGCCCAATGTCGGCAAATCAACCCTGCTCAATTGCCTGCTGGGCGAGGAACGCTCGATTGTCAGCCCCGTCGCGGGCACGACCCGTGATGCCGTCGATGCGGTCCTGATCCATGGCAAGACGCCGTACCGCTTCATCGACACGGCCGGCATCCGGCGCAAAGGCGCCACCCACGCCCTGGCGGAAAAGCTCAGCGTGGTCATGGCGCGCCAGCACCTCGAGCGCGCCGATCTGGCGCTGGTGTTGATCGACGGCGCCGCGCCGGAAGAAGGCGGCGTGCTCGCGCTCGATGCCACGATCGCCGGCTACGCCTTCGAGGCACAGCGTTCCTGCATCCTGGTGGTCAACAAATGGGACGCCGCGCAGGCCATGGGGCGCACCCAAAAGGAACTGGAGCAGCGGGTGCGCGAGCGCCTGAAGTTTCTGGCCTTCGCGCCCATCGTGTTCGTTTCCGCCCGCGCCGGCACAGGACTGCCGCAGCTTTTTGCCGCTATGGCGCGGGTCGCGCGCGAGCGGCGCAAACGCATAACCACGGCAGCCATGAACCGCTTTCTGGCCACGGTGGATTTTACCCGAGCCCCTGTGCCCGCTGGCCAGCGCGTGCGCATTCTCTATATGGCGCAGGTGTCACTGGCGCCGCCGCAGTTTGTGCTCTTTATCGACCGCGCGCGCCGGCTGCATTTTTCCTATCGGCGCTTCCTGGAGAATCAGATCCGGCGCGCCTTCGGCTTTGAGGGCACGCCGATTCTGCTTAAAACCCGCGCCGGCAGCCGAAAACATCAATGA
- a CDS encoding single-stranded DNA-binding protein, translating to MSRSVNKVILLGRLGKDPELKYTPSGQAVTKFSLATSERWKDKGSGEFQERTEWHNIVLWSKLAETANQYLTKGSSVYLEGRLQTRSWEDKENKRHYMTEVVVSEMVMVGSRGEGAGRAAHAAAEAGPASDAPAAAERYGGPPTEITDDDIPF from the coding sequence ATGTCACGTAGCGTCAACAAAGTGATCCTGCTCGGGCGTCTGGGAAAAGACCCCGAGTTGAAGTACACGCCCTCCGGCCAGGCGGTGACCAAATTCAGCCTGGCGACCAGCGAGCGCTGGAAAGACAAAGGCAGCGGTGAATTCCAGGAGCGGACCGAGTGGCACAACATTGTGCTCTGGTCAAAACTGGCGGAAACCGCCAACCAATACCTGACCAAAGGTTCCAGCGTCTATCTTGAAGGGCGGCTGCAAACCCGCTCTTGGGAAGACAAGGAGAACAAGCGCCACTACATGACCGAAGTGGTGGTCAGTGAAATGGTGATGGTCGGCAGTCGCGGCGAGGGCGCGGGCCGTGCCGCCCATGCGGCAGCCGAAGCCGGTCCTGCCAGTGACGCGCCTGCGGCGGCGGAGCGCTACGGCGGACCTCCGACCGAAATCACTGACGACGACATTCCGTTTTAA
- a CDS encoding DedA family protein yields the protein MQYLLLHFGYAFLVLGLILEGDATLVAAMILASAGAEYFSMRWVVGIAMGVTIGGNELIYEIGALGRMRGLLANSRHRQRVSRWLHNSRSGFLSLLFSRFMWGFRLMIPFAAGMLHIKRRRFSVANAVGGAIWVAVLAYFGVAIEQLFELLHNDLLRYQSHIAVALFLVGVVIGLATIPWQIVRRSRKKQRTTAALRLAKRRIVLPPRPAAKPPVPAVPAGWVQPREAAPPPPPN from the coding sequence TTGCAATACCTGCTTCTCCACTTCGGTTACGCGTTTCTGGTTCTCGGCCTGATCCTGGAAGGCGATGCCACGCTGGTGGCCGCCATGATCCTGGCCAGTGCCGGCGCCGAGTACTTCAGCATGCGCTGGGTGGTGGGCATTGCCATGGGCGTGACCATTGGCGGCAACGAGCTCATCTACGAAATTGGCGCCCTGGGGCGGATGCGGGGCTTGCTCGCCAACAGCCGGCACCGGCAGCGGGTGTCGCGCTGGCTGCACAACTCGCGCTCCGGGTTTTTGTCGCTGCTGTTCTCCCGCTTCATGTGGGGTTTCCGGCTGATGATCCCGTTTGCCGCCGGCATGCTCCACATCAAGCGCCGGCGCTTCTCGGTAGCCAATGCGGTCGGCGGCGCCATCTGGGTGGCCGTGCTCGCCTATTTCGGCGTGGCCATCGAACAGTTGTTTGAGCTGCTGCACAACGATCTGCTGCGTTACCAGTCCCACATCGCGGTGGCGCTGTTCCTGGTGGGCGTCGTGATTGGCCTGGCCACCATTCCCTGGCAGATTGTGCGCCGCAGCCGGAAGAAACAGCGCACGACTGCAGCCCTGCGACTGGCAAAGCGCCGGATCGTCCTGCCGCCCCGGCCGGCAGCCAAACCGCCAGTCCCGGCCGTCCCGGCTGGCTGGGTGCAGCCGCGGGAAGCCGCGCCGCCGCCACCGCCCAATTGA
- a CDS encoding integration host factor subunit beta, which produces MIKLDLIQAVVARTGLSKADAEKAVEAVFGRMKMALEQGERIELRGFGVFSIRPRKTGVGRNPRTGAEVAIMPGKSIRFRPGKEMSAID; this is translated from the coding sequence ATGATCAAACTGGACCTCATTCAAGCCGTGGTTGCGCGCACCGGCCTGAGCAAGGCGGACGCGGAAAAGGCCGTCGAAGCCGTGTTCGGACGCATGAAGATGGCGCTCGAGCAAGGCGAGCGCATCGAGCTGCGCGGCTTCGGCGTGTTCAGTATCCGTCCTCGCAAGACCGGCGTGGGACGTAACCCGCGCACCGGCGCCGAAGTGGCGATTATGCCGGGCAAGTCAATTCGCTTCCGCCCGGGCAAGGAAATGAGCGCCATCGACTGA
- a CDS encoding site-2 protease family protein: MPWWQVPRTERWRPPWPSWTWAAPLFVVTLITTTVIGARLQFDFARGLPAYYTNNDLWPFGWVWRHPAEFWTGFAFSLALMAILLAHELGHFLACRYYRLDSTLPLFMPAPTLIGTLGAFIKIKAPFHDRREVFDIGIAGPLAGLALTLPLLWYGMAHSQVLTAAQAPLFQHQFLHFGWPPLVAWFAAWLHPGVPLSLIALSPIARAAWLGLFVTMLNLIPGAQLDGGHILYALLPRLHRGISWIAMLALFAAGWFYWPGWYFFAVFIAVMRVRHPFVPEVAPLGRGRAALAILCLLVFVVTFVPMPLFT; the protein is encoded by the coding sequence ATGCCTTGGTGGCAGGTGCCGCGCACCGAGCGCTGGCGCCCGCCGTGGCCAAGCTGGACGTGGGCCGCGCCGCTGTTTGTCGTTACTCTGATCACCACCACCGTAATCGGTGCGCGGCTGCAGTTCGATTTCGCGCGTGGACTGCCTGCTTATTACACCAACAACGATCTGTGGCCCTTCGGCTGGGTGTGGCGCCATCCGGCGGAGTTCTGGACCGGCTTCGCCTTCAGCCTGGCGCTGATGGCGATTCTGCTGGCGCACGAGTTGGGACACTTCCTTGCCTGCCGCTACTACCGGCTCGATTCGACGCTGCCCCTGTTCATGCCGGCGCCCACGCTGATTGGGACGTTGGGCGCGTTTATCAAGATCAAAGCGCCCTTTCATGACCGGCGCGAAGTCTTTGACATCGGCATTGCCGGACCACTGGCAGGGCTGGCGCTTACGTTGCCGCTGCTCTGGTACGGCATGGCGCACTCCCAGGTGCTGACCGCGGCGCAGGCGCCGTTGTTCCAGCATCAGTTCCTGCATTTCGGCTGGCCGCCGCTGGTCGCGTGGTTCGCCGCCTGGCTGCATCCCGGCGTGCCGTTGAGCCTGATTGCGCTGTCGCCCATCGCGCGCGCCGCGTGGCTGGGCTTGTTCGTCACCATGTTGAATCTGATCCCCGGCGCGCAGCTCGATGGCGGGCATATCTTGTATGCCTTGCTGCCGCGACTGCATCGTGGGATCTCCTGGATCGCGATGCTGGCGCTGTTTGCCGCGGGCTGGTTCTACTGGCCGGGCTGGTACTTTTTTGCGGTCTTCATCGCGGTGATGCGTGTGCGGCATCCGTTCGTGCCGGAAGTCGCGCCGCTCGGCCGCGGACGCGCGGCGCTGGCGATTCTCTGCCTGCTGGTGTTCGTGGTGACGTTTGTGCCGATGCCGCTGTTTACCTAG